A portion of the Malania oleifera isolate guangnan ecotype guangnan chromosome 3, ASM2987363v1, whole genome shotgun sequence genome contains these proteins:
- the LOC131150692 gene encoding uncharacterized protein LOC131150692 isoform X1 translates to MALSWSSSYVLPASTCNNGSIFHRSFMGHEPFPSVVRTTRRASLMTSIKAKLGERSALEYRKLGDSDLHISEITLGTMTFGQQNTEKEAHEILNYAFERGINSLDTAEAYPIPMSKETQGRTDLYIGSWLRSQPRDKVILATKVCGYSERSTYLRDNAKLLRVDAANIRESVEKSLKRLNTDYIDLLQIHWPDRYVSLFGELFYDPSKWRPSVPFVEQLKAFQDLIDEGKVRYIGVSNETSYGVMEFVHAAKVGGLPKIVSIQNSYSLLVRCQFEIDLVEVCHPNNCNVGLLAYSPLGGGALTGKYLDINSQAARKGRLNLFPRYMERYNKSLAKEATMQYVQLAKKYGLTLVQLALGFARDRPFMTSSIVGATSVDQLKEDIDAFVMTERPLPPQVLADIEDVFNRYRDPTIL, encoded by the exons ATGGCGCTGTCGTGGAGCAGCTCCTATGTCCTTCCGGCTTCTACCTGCAACAATGGCTCGATTTTTCACCGGAGTTTCATGGGCCATGAACCTTTTCCATCAGTTGTAAGAACTACGAGGAGGGCCTCTCTGATGACCTCCATTAAAGCCAAGCTCGGAGAGAGGAGCGCCTTAGAGTACAGGAAGCTTGGGGACTCTGATCTTCACATTAGCGAAATTACTCTCGGAACT ATGACATTTGGACAACAAAATACTGAGAAAGAGGCTCATGAAATTCTTAATTATGCTTTTGAACGTGGGATTAATTCCTTAGACACAGCAGAGGCT TATCCAATTCCTATGAGCAAGGAGACGCAAGGAAGAACAGATCTGTATATTGGTAGCTGGTTGAGGTCTCAACCCCGTGACAAA GTTATTCTGGCAACAAAAGTGTGTGGTTATTCAGAAAGGTCAACTTATTTGCGTGATAATGCAAAGCTTTTGCGGGTTGATGCTGCCAATATTAGAGAAAGTGTTGAGAAAAGCCTTAAGCGCCTTAACACAGATTACATTGATTTACTGCAAATTCATTG GCCTGATCGCTATGTGTCATTGTTTGGTGAGCTTTTCTATGATCCTTCGAAATGGAGGCCAAGTGTTCCATTTGTCGAGCAACTCAAGGCCTTTCAGGACCTGATTGATGAAGGAAAG GTACGCTACATTGGTGTTTCAAATGAAACGTCATATGGAGTGATGGAGTTTGTTCATGCGGCAAAAGTTGGAGGGCTACCAAAGATTGTCAGTATCCAAAACAGCTACAGTCTGCTGGTTAGATGTCAATTTGAAA TTGATCTTGTTGAAGTCTGCCACCCAAACAATTGCAATGTTGGGTTGCTTGCTTATTCCCCACTGGGTGGGGGAGCACTGACTGGAAAGTACCTGGATATTAATTCCCAAGCTGCAAGGAAAGGAAGGCTCAATCTCTTCCCTCGATATATGGAAAGATATAACAAGTCTCTTGCCAAG GAAGCAACAATGCAATATGTTCAGCTGGCCAAAAAATATGGCCTAACTCTAGTTCAGCTTGCTCTTGGATTTGCGCGAGATCGTCCATTTATGACAAGCTCAATTGTTGGTGCTACTTCGGTTGACCAACTAAAAGAAGATATTGATGCTTTTGTGATGACAGAGCGGCCTTTACCACCTCAAGTCTTGGCAGATATTGAGGATGTTTTCAATAGATACAGGGATCCGACCATCTTATAA
- the LOC131150692 gene encoding uncharacterized protein LOC131150692 isoform X2 translates to MALSWSSSYVLPASTCNNGSIFHRSFMGHEPFPSVVRTTRRASLMTSIKAKLGERSALEYRKLGDSDLHISEITLGTMTFGQQNTEKEAHEILNYAFERGINSLDTAEAVILATKVCGYSERSTYLRDNAKLLRVDAANIRESVEKSLKRLNTDYIDLLQIHWPDRYVSLFGELFYDPSKWRPSVPFVEQLKAFQDLIDEGKVRYIGVSNETSYGVMEFVHAAKVGGLPKIVSIQNSYSLLVRCQFEIDLVEVCHPNNCNVGLLAYSPLGGGALTGKYLDINSQAARKGRLNLFPRYMERYNKSLAKEATMQYVQLAKKYGLTLVQLALGFARDRPFMTSSIVGATSVDQLKEDIDAFVMTERPLPPQVLADIEDVFNRYRDPTIL, encoded by the exons ATGGCGCTGTCGTGGAGCAGCTCCTATGTCCTTCCGGCTTCTACCTGCAACAATGGCTCGATTTTTCACCGGAGTTTCATGGGCCATGAACCTTTTCCATCAGTTGTAAGAACTACGAGGAGGGCCTCTCTGATGACCTCCATTAAAGCCAAGCTCGGAGAGAGGAGCGCCTTAGAGTACAGGAAGCTTGGGGACTCTGATCTTCACATTAGCGAAATTACTCTCGGAACT ATGACATTTGGACAACAAAATACTGAGAAAGAGGCTCATGAAATTCTTAATTATGCTTTTGAACGTGGGATTAATTCCTTAGACACAGCAGAGGCT GTTATTCTGGCAACAAAAGTGTGTGGTTATTCAGAAAGGTCAACTTATTTGCGTGATAATGCAAAGCTTTTGCGGGTTGATGCTGCCAATATTAGAGAAAGTGTTGAGAAAAGCCTTAAGCGCCTTAACACAGATTACATTGATTTACTGCAAATTCATTG GCCTGATCGCTATGTGTCATTGTTTGGTGAGCTTTTCTATGATCCTTCGAAATGGAGGCCAAGTGTTCCATTTGTCGAGCAACTCAAGGCCTTTCAGGACCTGATTGATGAAGGAAAG GTACGCTACATTGGTGTTTCAAATGAAACGTCATATGGAGTGATGGAGTTTGTTCATGCGGCAAAAGTTGGAGGGCTACCAAAGATTGTCAGTATCCAAAACAGCTACAGTCTGCTGGTTAGATGTCAATTTGAAA TTGATCTTGTTGAAGTCTGCCACCCAAACAATTGCAATGTTGGGTTGCTTGCTTATTCCCCACTGGGTGGGGGAGCACTGACTGGAAAGTACCTGGATATTAATTCCCAAGCTGCAAGGAAAGGAAGGCTCAATCTCTTCCCTCGATATATGGAAAGATATAACAAGTCTCTTGCCAAG GAAGCAACAATGCAATATGTTCAGCTGGCCAAAAAATATGGCCTAACTCTAGTTCAGCTTGCTCTTGGATTTGCGCGAGATCGTCCATTTATGACAAGCTCAATTGTTGGTGCTACTTCGGTTGACCAACTAAAAGAAGATATTGATGCTTTTGTGATGACAGAGCGGCCTTTACCACCTCAAGTCTTGGCAGATATTGAGGATGTTTTCAATAGATACAGGGATCCGACCATCTTATAA